From Anopheles darlingi chromosome 2, idAnoDarlMG_H_01, whole genome shotgun sequence, the proteins below share one genomic window:
- the LOC125949937 gene encoding uncharacterized protein LOC125949937, giving the protein MAHSAPIINTTEEKIEQPSGVIWNITCKANYPIVWKGYDAHFNWTPPNVSSSSFLSDKETKYVSILIISNTSAATVGRFYCVKTDKIHEHLDDMLTEGFASSFYLFVYDYKQPLVPTNEKAYYTTHDKLVIPCKPSYPDIEVELCNKDEKCLTVSDTTEGFKIPKTSSIISEDGMLYCKCDNASYAVHILPTEAWLGLIDDRDNIAGPEERITHTCSVSIVPGDKVKVSMNTKPNYQSTDDDGTIQVEALKPEVRYPIAFILISAIHRTPLNTRECDVINLHCNVTGMTYSKSNWYKNGVTVGSGKQTTNFPEDRTDLSFEGFVRRDDPVFGEYECKMEKPDEAAKNIPQIANSIIVAIILLIIAALCVCVLKNRLRVNGYTTVSKK; this is encoded by the exons ATGGCACACAGCGCCCCAATCATCAatacaacagaagaaaaaattgaacaaccTTCCGGCGTAATTTGGAATATTACGTGCAAGGCTAACTACCCAATTGTTTGGAAAGGTTATGATGCTCATTTCAACTGG ACACCACCCAATGTCTCTAGTTCATCCTTTCTAAGTGACAAGGAAACGAAATATGTTTCCATTCTCATCATTTCCAatacatcagcagcaacggttggCCGATTTTATTGCGTTAAAACAGATAAGATACATGAACATTTGGATGATATGTTGACTGAGGGGTTCGCATCCAGCTTCTACTTATTTGTATACGATTACAAGCAGCCTCTTGTGCCGACGAATGAGAAAGCGTATTACACGACGCATGATAAATTAGTTATACCGTGTAAGCCTTCGTATCCTGACATAGAGGTGGAGCTATGTAACAAG GATGAAAAGTGCTTGACTGTTTCCGATACAACAGAAGGATTCAAGATTCCGAAAACATCATCTATCATTTCTGAAGACGGAATGCTGTATTGTAAATGCGACAATGCAAGCTATGCAGTTCATATTCTACCGACAGAAG CTTGGCTTGGACTCATTGATGATCGCGATAACATTGCAGGACCAGAAGAGCGTATCACACATACATGCAGTGTGTCTATTGTCCCTGGCGATAAAGTCAAGGTATCAATGAATACCAAGCCAAACTATCAGTCAACAGATGat GACGGCACAATCCAAGTAGAAGCCTTGAAACCCGAGGTGCGCTATCCAATTGCATTCATTTTGATATCAGCCATCCACCGTACGCCGCTCAACACCCGTGAATGTGATGTTATAAACTTGCACTGCAATGTAACAGGAATGACATATTCAAAATCGAATTGGTACAAGAATGGAGTAACTGTGGGATCGGGAAAGCAAACTACCAACTTTCCCGAGGATCGAACGGATCTATCATTTGAGGGATTCGTGCGACGCGATGATCCTGTGTTTGGAGAGTATGAGTGTAAAATGGAGAAGCCAGACGAAGCTGCGAAAAATATCCCTCAGATAGCAAATTCTATCATTGTTGCGATTATTCTACTCATAATAGCGGctttatgtgtttgtgttctaaAAAATAGACTGAGAGTGAATGGATATACTAcagtgtccaaaaaataa